The DNA window ACGGATTCGCCCTCAAGGGCACCCTTCTGTGTAACCGATTCAATGCTTATTTTATGCCTGCTGAAGGCCCCGGCTATCTCATGGAGGACCCCTGGCCTGTCAACTGCATCAAGCCTGATATAGTACCTTGATCTGGTTTCACTGAACTCCCTTATGGATTCAACCATCCTTATACCGGGCCCTGGCTGCACTGGACTTTCAGGGTTCAGGGCGATTTCCATACAGTCTGCAACAACTGCACTTGCAGTGGCCCTCCTCCCGGCTCCCTTACCATAGAACATCACAGGGCCGGTGAAGTCACCTGTGATGTATATGCCGTTGAACACGCCATTTACAGATGAAAGCAGGTGTTCGTGGGGTACAAGGAAGGGCATCACACCCATTTCCAGCTCACCACCATCCAGAGAGGCCGTTGCAAGAAGTTTAACACTGCAGCCAAGCTCCTTATTTGCGTATTCAATGTCATCCTGCCTTATACTGCTTATACCCTCCACGTGGAGGTCCCCTTCAGGCACATAAACCCCAAAACCAAGAAGAGCAAGTATTATCAGCTTCTGGGCAGTGTCATGACCCTCAATATCAAATGTGGGATCTCTCTCAGCATAACCGAGCCTCTGGGCCTCCCTGAGGACATCATCAAATTCCATGCCCTCAGAGGCCATCCTTGTTAGGATGTAGTTGGCTGTGCCGTTTATTATACCATAGATGGATTTTATCCGGTTAGCTGCGAGGGACTCGTTGAGGGCCCTCAGTACGGGTATGCCTCCACCCACACTGGCCTCGAATGCGACTCTCACACCATTTTCCCTTGCAGCGGCCATTATCTCATCCCAGTGCTTGGCGAGGAGTGCCTTGTTGGCTGTTACAACGTGCTTACCATTTTCCAGCGCCCTCAGTATGAAGCTACGGGCAGGTTCATAGCCCCCTATGAGTTCTATCACAATATCGATTTCCGGGTCATTGAGGATATCATCGGCATCTGTTGAGAGTATCTCAGGGTCTATTTCAACGCCACGATCAGTTTCTATGTCAAGGTCCACCACCCTTTTGAGTTTCAGGTCCTTCCCGGTTTTTTCTCTGATGAGGTCATGGTTAGTGTTGAATATCTCCACAACCCCAGCCCCGATTGTTCCAAATCCTATGAGTCCAGCATTCACATGAAAACCTCCACATTTAATGAACAGTGTAACTTCATCTACAGGTGTCCCTCCACCATTCACCTTGATGATTTATCGCATTTCCAGTTTAAAATAGTTCAGATTCCCAGTGAAATCGGGACTTTTTTGTTGTGTTTTCTGTTCCTGATTAAAAGGCGGGATTTGGCACCATACGAAATAATATACTTATAATCATATTTTAGGTTTATTTCTAAAATGGTAAATTATATATCGTTTTTTGTTCAGAATATACTTTGAACATAATCGGGGGGGAGGTGTATGCATAGAAAGGTTTTTATTCTGTTATTGGCTGCCTTTTTTGTGGCTGCTTTTTCCAGCACGGCATCGGGGGCCGCTGTCAATGATAGGACAGGGCAGAGCTATGACACCATTCAGGAGCACTGGATGACTGCGGACCTGGCGATAGTATAAGTGTGGATGATGGAACCTACAACGAGAATGTTCAGATAGTCAAGGAAAACGTTTCTCTCACATCAATAAATAGGGGAGCCGTTGTTATAAATCCAGCTGATCCCAATAGGCCAGTAATCAACGTAACGGCAGATGGTGTTAGTATACGTGGATTCAATATAACCAGCGGCAATGATTATGGTATACTTGTGAATGCAAACAGATGCACAGTATCGTATAACTACCTCAAAGCTGGCGGTATTAAACTTAATGGTTCCTCCAACAGCACAATCAGGAGTAACACCATAACAAGTGATTCAATGGGTTTTGATGGAATCACTCTGGTCAGTTCTTCAGGCAACTTGATCTCACGAAATATTATAACACGGAGAGCTAACGGTATATGGCTGGGGGATTCCTCATACAATACCATATCCCAGAACAGATTTGAGGAAAACACGTATTCAATTGCGATGAACGGGGCCGCCTTCAACAGCATAATTGATAACAACATGACCGACAATAATTTTGGAATCTATAATTACGGTGTCAACAACACCATAACAGCTAACAGGATAGCTAATTCGCTATGTTACAATCTTCAACTAACAGGTAGCGATAATAGCATCTACGGGAACTATCTCATAAACGGCCTTGTGTATACAGAAGCGGGCAACCGCCTTAACAACACAGAGATAGGTAATTACTGGTCACATTACTCAGGGAATGATACCAATGGGGATGGACTTGGGGATTCACCCATATCTGTGGATTACAGACCCCTGATCGTGGACCTTGCGGTGATTAATGCTACAGTAACACCCACAAACATCCAGGTCATCATAAGGAACAATGGTCAGGCCAACCTCACACGCATAGATCCCACAGGCCAGTTCATGGTTAAAATAAACTGTGATGGCAATGAAACAGCGCACTACATAAACGCACTCAATTACGGCGAGACACAGACCATCACAAGGCCAGTAGGTCTCGGGCCAGGTAGCCATGTGGTCAATATAACGATCCCATACAACGAGACAACCCAGCTACTGGAGGGTAAAAATAATATAAGGGACGCCTGTATAATCAACAACAATCTCACAGTGAACAGGAACCTTATACCAGCCACCATAAACTATGGTAACCTCACGGCAACACCATTAAAAGGAACTGAACCATTAAATGTCACAGTAACGGTTAAAATCACAAATACTGGCGATTTTTCAAAAAATGAGACTGTACTGCTCGTTGTAAATGGCACTATAGTTGATCAGAAGACCGTTGAGGTTGATGGACAATCAACGGTTACGGTGACATTCACCATCCTTCTCCAGAACGGAACCCACACTGTGACTGTAAATAACATGACACCGGTGAATGTTACAGTCTTCAAACCATTAAGTGTCCTCTCAGTTGATCCAGCCAATGGCGCCCTTTCAGTTTCATCAACCAAGAGGATTGTTATAACCTTCAGTGAGAATATCCTCGCCGGCAGTGCCTATGGTAACATAACTGTCAGAACGTCCAGTGGTGTATCCAAGAAAATCGAGAAGAGTACAAGTGGTAACAGGCTCTACATAAAACCCGTTGGTAGCTGGAGTCCGGGAGTCAGGTATATAATTACCGTGCCCAGGAACTCAGTTAAAACGGTCAATGGGGTTACCCTCGCATCTGATTTCAGTTCTTCATTCACATCTGCCATTGCTGTAACCTACATTGACCCGAGAAATGGTGCGACAGGGGTTTCAAGGACCAGGACCATTGTTATAACCTTCAGTAACAGCATAATTGCAGGGCCAGCCTACAGTAAGATAACGGTTAAAACATCCACTGGAAGGCTGAAGTCCATCAGTAAGAGGATCAGTGGTAACAGGCTCTACATAAAACCCGTTGGTAGCTGGAGTGCCCGCACAAAGTACATCATCACTGTTCCATGGGCTGCTGTTAAGACCAGCACAGGTAACATGATGGCAGCGGACTTCAGATCAGCGTTCACCACAGCCTAATAAATAATCTCTTTATTTTTTACCTTATAATCTGAGATCCTTCAGCTTGATGAACTCGTCCTCGGCC is part of the Methanothermobacter sp. K4 genome and encodes:
- a CDS encoding homoserine dehydrogenase, translating into MNAGLIGFGTIGAGVVEIFNTNHDLIREKTGKDLKLKRVVDLDIETDRGVEIDPEILSTDADDILNDPEIDIVIELIGGYEPARSFILRALENGKHVVTANKALLAKHWDEIMAAARENGVRVAFEASVGGGIPVLRALNESLAANRIKSIYGIINGTANYILTRMASEGMEFDDVLREAQRLGYAERDPTFDIEGHDTAQKLIILALLGFGVYVPEGDLHVEGISSIRQDDIEYANKELGCSVKLLATASLDGGELEMGVMPFLVPHEHLLSSVNGVFNGIYITGDFTGPVMFYGKGAGRRATASAVVADCMEIALNPESPVQPGPGIRMVESIREFSETRSRYYIRLDAVDRPGVLHEIAGAFSRHKISIESVTQKGALEGESVPIYIVTHEAAEGDIQSALREISEIRWVTGEPVRLKIL
- a CDS encoding Ig-like domain-containing protein; protein product: MDDGTYNENVQIVKENVSLTSINRGAVVINPADPNRPVINVTADGVSIRGFNITSGNDYGILVNANRCTVSYNYLKAGGIKLNGSSNSTIRSNTITSDSMGFDGITLVSSSGNLISRNIITRRANGIWLGDSSYNTISQNRFEENTYSIAMNGAAFNSIIDNNMTDNNFGIYNYGVNNTITANRIANSLCYNLQLTGSDNSIYGNYLINGLVYTEAGNRLNNTEIGNYWSHYSGNDTNGDGLGDSPISVDYRPLIVDLAVINATVTPTNIQVIIRNNGQANLTRIDPTGQFMVKINCDGNETAHYINALNYGETQTITRPVGLGPGSHVVNITIPYNETTQLLEGKNNIRDACIINNNLTVNRNLIPATINYGNLTATPLKGTEPLNVTVTVKITNTGDFSKNETVLLVVNGTIVDQKTVEVDGQSTVTVTFTILLQNGTHTVTVNNMTPVNVTVFKPLSVLSVDPANGALSVSSTKRIVITFSENILAGSAYGNITVRTSSGVSKKIEKSTSGNRLYIKPVGSWSPGVRYIITVPRNSVKTVNGVTLASDFSSSFTSAIAVTYIDPRNGATGVSRTRTIVITFSNSIIAGPAYSKITVKTSTGRLKSISKRISGNRLYIKPVGSWSARTKYIITVPWAAVKTSTGNMMAADFRSAFTTA